A genomic segment from Halorubrum depositum encodes:
- a CDS encoding MarR family transcriptional regulator: MPIGIDAFDKEPEAVLDVAPGTQPYRVLAFLAEHDDQAFTQTEIHQRTGIKRGSVGAVLSRLEDRGLVRHRGRYWAIAEDDRLASFAAQQAASSASTTDDYYGGDEA; encoded by the coding sequence ATGCCGATCGGTATCGACGCGTTCGACAAAGAGCCGGAGGCCGTACTCGACGTTGCCCCCGGGACGCAGCCGTATCGCGTCCTCGCGTTCCTCGCCGAACACGACGACCAGGCGTTCACACAGACCGAGATTCACCAGCGAACGGGGATCAAACGCGGGAGCGTCGGCGCGGTCCTCTCTCGACTCGAGGACCGCGGGCTGGTCCGTCACCGTGGGCGGTATTGGGCGATCGCCGAGGACGATCGGCTCGCATCCTTCGCCGCGCAACAGGCGGCGAGTTCAGCGTCGACGACCGACGACTACTACGGCGGGGACGAAGCGTGA